Genomic segment of Dromiciops gliroides isolate mDroGli1 chromosome 3, mDroGli1.pri, whole genome shotgun sequence:
ACTTACTTATATATTGGCAAGACCTACTTCAGTGCactattgtgaaaatcaaataaggtaTGTATGTGAAAGTACTTTGTGACTATGAAGCACTTATGCAAATATAAGGtgtgtagtggtggtggtagctgGATTTGTTATGGAAACTCATGTTTTAGCAAACTTATTCAGAATAAGATTTCAATAAAATGTCTATCACTATGTTATTTCTAATGGAGTACTAAAAAACTCCCAGCAGAGCCATCTGCCTTTGATGTGTAATTGCAGTATGTACTGTCAGTCCCATTGAGAGAAATGTCACCAGCCTTCTTAGAAGTTATAAGTCAAGCAACAATGGTCATTTTTTTAAGATTGGTGAATGtctatggatagagcaccaggtttggaatcgggaagacctgagttcaaatctggcttcagacaatagaaatgtgaccctaggcaagtcacttaaccctgtttacctcagttttctcatctgtaaaatgagttggagaaagaaatggcaaaccactccagtatttttgccaagaaagtcccaaatggagtcacaaagagccagacacaactgaaatgactgaacaacaacaaagctattACAGGGGTTATTCACAGAATTACTGTTCCCTTTTCTCCTGTGGATAACAGTTTGATCCGCATCTTACAACAGAGCAAATGGCTTGCTGAAAATTGTCCCCAATCACAGTATAAAGCAATAGGTTGCCAAAGGTGTTTAAGGCTGCCAATGGCCTAGAAATAACGTAAGCAGCATGAATCTGATTCTTCAAGTCGCAACTAATTAAAAGGAGACGGGATTCAATCCGGATGATCCTCAAGATATGAAAGGGCAAAAAACATATGTAGAAAACCACAAGGAGGAGAACGGCCAGTCTTCGTGCTTTCTGCTTATGAGAGCTCTGGGTGTGAGGTCCTCTCGTGAGGTTGTAGATAATCATGATATAGCAAAGAGTCACAACCACTAAGGGTAAGAAGAAGGTGACTACTGTTAGAATCACATTGTACCATTTAATGGCAGGGAGGTTGTCAGAGCTGGTGAGATCAAAGCAAGTGGATCTATTCTTCTTATGAGTGGATGTGATCAAGAAGTTCATGGGAATGACAACCACCAAGGCAACGATCCATACTGCAGTACAGGCAACCACTGCCCATCTGGTTTTATAAATGGAAAAGCAGCTCATAGGGTGGATGATGACAAAGTAGCGGAAGATGCTGAAGCAGGTAAGGAAGAGGATACTGCTGTACAAATTGAAATGGAAGCCAAAGCGGATGAACTTGCACATGAAGTCACCAAAGATCCAGTCTTCATCATTGGCATAGTAGTGGATCAAGAAAGGGAGGCTGGTCAAATAAAGCAAGTCTGTACAGGCCAAGTTCATCATAATGATGGTACTGTTCTTCCAGGGTCTCATCTTGAAAATGTAAGTTGAGATGGCTATAGCATTCCCAGGGAAGCCCACCAGGAAGATGATGCTATAAATAGCAGGGAGGTACTGTTTCTCAAATAAGAATCTTTCATCTGTGCAGTTTCCAAAATCAGCCGGATAATTATGTGCATCTGAAGTATTAGCTAGATTGTCCCTTCCTTTATTCATGGTTGTCTTCTTTCATGGTTtaggaaaataacatttatttagtcaAACAGTAACAATATATTGGCAAACAATCccctggaaagaaaaaagaaaaaaagaaaaggaaaagaaaaagaaaaaaaaacacgtTAATGAGATGATAATGAAAACAATGATCTGCTTTTAAACCAAAGTTGCTCAAACAGTCTATATATTTGCTAGTTGTTTctccttagtcttttttttttttttggcagggcagtgaggtttaagtgacttgccatgggtcacacagctagtaagtgttaaatgtgtgaggcaagatttgaacccaggtcctcctgaatccagggccagtgctttatccactgtgccacctagctgcccatctcctTAGTCTTAAAAGATATTCTGTGGAAGAGCTTTTTACTTTCTAAGAAAAAGACAAAGGCATGGTcactgaaaatatataaaatatattttagtgtAAAAACATCTGCAATACAGGTTATGATTAAGTTATCATCAACTATAGTTTTTAAATTATGCTCAAATATTCAAAAGGACCTATATTCATCCATtaattcaaaaaaaattattaagtgtctactttgttccaggcactgtactaagcactgataatacaaaaagaggccaaaaaaaccagtccctgaccttaaggagcttatcattttctcattaatgGGGAATTCTTGCCAATGAATTAGATTTTAAttcatctctgcctgcctcatctGGTAcaacctttacaaatattaaattagaaaattaataatattaaagtACTAAAATGAGAAATTGGGGAAAGGGTGTATGTCTTTGGAGGCCAACCTAAgttctttacttaaaaaaataacatcagTCACTGTAATAATCTTTATGAgattcaaaagataaaataaaaaaggactaGTGGTAGGAATACTCATGTTAAATAACAAAAGTGTGATTGATGGCAGAAATCACGGAAAAAGCACAAGAGTTGCTgtcaaagaacctgagttcagatgctcCTGTTTCTGATGGTTATAACCTATGtgacaagtcatttcctctctctagatcacagttttttctttaaaatgacagGCCTAGAAAGAaggatttctaagattccttccaattttaGATCCTAAGAGAATACATTTAAAGAAATGAAGCCCTAAATAAAAGGTCTCCTTTTCAGCTTTAATGAACAAGTGTTCCTTGAAGAGTTAGTTATTTGTAATTAGTTCAATTCTTTGCTAAAGAGTTTGAGTTTGTTCTCTCGAGTAGGTCAAACAATCCCCTATAATCTCCCATATTAACTTACAAGGCAAAAGTCCCTTTTTCATgcaagataaaaaaaatatatattagtcTAGTTCATAATATCATATATTCCACATGGGTAGACTCTTAATTTATTTACTCTGATATATTATTTCCTGATCTTTTTGCTAAGATTTTAGACATGACctcaagatatacatatatatgtatatgtaggtatatgtatgtatatgtatatgtgcatgtatatatgtgtgtgtttatacatgtgtgtgcatatatatacttCTGTGTATATAATATGCAGGCATACAGACACATTTCTGCTTCTCCTATGAACCCCGAAAGGGATTTCAGAAGATCTGCAAAAAGCAAAGTCTTGGTCTACTTGGGGTTGAATGTGGGAGAAGAGAGCATTTTTTGGATATTCTACTAGAAAATGTAATTTAATGTATATTaatctgaaaatatattcatTAGAATCTCACCTAAGCCCTCCTGAAGGTGGTACAGATGATGTCTTTCTAGTCAAATaagagctcatatttatataatgctataaGGTTTAGAAAGTGTTTCCCTGATTCCATTCTGACATAAAAGCAGTATAAGTTTCGcatgagaatactgaggcccaTACAGatgaattgacttgtccaaggtcacacagctgataactCCTAGAGTTAGGATTCAACTACCAAACTTTGATACCTAAtaggtattctttccactatatcatactgcccccccaaaaaaaaatattctgtagGATGAGGAAACTTAAATCAATATTATTGCTATCCAGAACAACTTGCTAAGCATCCATATCCAAGAGCCCTAGTAAAATGAACATCACTGTATGAGACCAGTAAAAGGCAGAAGAAGCAATAGAGAACTGTCCTTGAAGACCAGTCTCCGCTAGTAGAGCCCTCAAATCACCTGTTTCCCTCTCCTGTTTCTAAAATAAGAGAAGTCTCTTAGCAGGGATGAGGACTGTCTCTATCCACCATTCGAAATGCATCATTCAATGTCATCTACTTTGATGTGTAGGAGCATGGGAAAGGGAATTAAATTCTAAACTACTTGTATTAACATCAACAAAATTTCCCTCGTGTGGACCCAATCACTAAGGTGGCAACTACAACTTTCAATAGCTAAGTTGGTTTCCTGGAGTGAATTCCAAAGATATAAACAAAACCCCAACTTGTCTTTTACAAATGAACCTTTGGTTATGTTGTGAAACAATCTCGAAAGGTGGTGGGGTCAGGAAAGGACAGGTTTTTGTTGGGTTCAGCTGGTCTAATGCTGTAACAAAACCTTGCTGGTGGTTAACTTAGTACTTATGATTAACTAATTTATTGCTAAGGAGGTGGATCTGGTTACAAAACTTAACCCCTTATCTCCTAAGTTTCCTTCAAGATGAACTGAGGCTATGAAATATCAATGGTGGCAGGCACAAGAGATCGAACAGATTTGACTTGGTGACAGAGGGCAGTATGGGATAGAGCAATGTATTTTGCTCTCCTTTGATTGTGATTTTAACTCGCATCAATATTCATCTattaattcaacagatatttagcCAGTGTTTACTTCACATGATGCACAGTGTCAGGCACTttgagggatacaaagaagaatcacagttcctgcccttataGAATTACAATATAGTATAGGAGATTAAGTATGTACACAGCTCTAATGCAACATAGAAtgagcaagtcaattcacctccATGAGCCATAGtgttctcatctatgaaataaagggGATGGCCTCTGTGGTCCATTCTTCTTCTAGTTATATGATACTATGTAAGAGTACAAGAGAAATTCAATGAAAactcagaggaaggaaagataactttcttttttatttatataagtaaTATCATAATTCTATAGGAAACCACATTAACAAAATTTTTCCTAAGTATCTTTCATTCTTGATAAAAAATCATAATAACATAATACTTTCTACAGTATCTTAGTCCCTTTCATAATGAAAACAGCAAAATGAAAGGGAATTAGTAGACAGTGGAACACTATTATAACATGTCTCAAACTGGGCCAGTTCTAATTCTATAATTAACCTGTTGTGTGGTATTAAACAAGtcataagatcaaagatttagaattggaagtgaCTTAAAGGGGCCATCTATCTTAACTccttcatatgaggaaactaaggcctagagagatatGACTTTGCACAAGTCACAAAGGTAAGTTAGTGTCAGAAGCAAGAATTGAACCAAAGTCTTCTGCTTCCAGAATTTGCAATTGGCCTCCTATACTACTCTgctatttcctcaatttcctcatctatacaataacCATGTTGGAATAAATTACCTCTGAGGATCCATACAAACTTGTACAAATACTTAGGGATTTGAATATACCAGTTTCAGTCATCTCTGGGTGAAAGATTACTTTCACATAGAAAGGTATTAGGAAAGGGTTCCGGAGGCTATATTGGAGTTGGTCTTATAAGGATAGATAAGAATCAGATAGATAAGAGTTGAAGGTGGGAGTGAGAGTGGGGAATGGCATGGGGGTGCAAGAGGGAATATATAAGCAAAAGCACCAAGGCAGGACAATGAAGTTTGTATCTAGAGGAGAATGAGTTTAGCTGGAGTATAAGATGAGATGAGGCTGGGAAAGTTAGTTGAGGACAAATCGTGGAAGGGCTTGAATATTGGGCAAATGAGTTTGGTCTTCTTTCCACCATTGAAGGTTTCTGAGCTGAAGTAAGACATGATTAGAATTGAGTTATAAGAGGATTAATATAACAGCAACATGCaggaagaattggaaagggagatCGAGGGCAATAAGAGGCTATTACAAGAGCTCAGTTAAGAGGTAATGAATACTCAAACTAGGGTTGTGGCAGTGGGAATGTAAAGAATGGAATGTAAAATAGCATTGTGAAGGTGAAAAACTTCAACAATTGAGCAAATGACCAGATTtggtgtaatatatatatatatatatatatatatatatatatatatatatatatatatatacagagagagagagagagagagtttttttgttttttgggttttgttttgtttttttggtgaggccattggggttaagttacttgcccagggtcacacagctactaagtgttaagtgtctgagactggatttgaactcaggacctcctgaatccagggctggtgctctatccactgtgccacctagctgccccctgagagagagttttttttaaattactccaaaattttaattttggatgTAAGGGAAGACAGTTCCACTCACAAAAACagagaagtcagggaaaccaggtTTAGGGACAAAGATCATCACTTGAATTTTGGACACTGTTGAGATTGCAGTAGCAACAGGACAGCCAAGTAGAGTTATGCAGAAGATAACTGTGTAGTGTGTGAGCTgtcagaagggagaagggaaggtctGAAGGTATATTCATCCACAAATATGTCATAGTTGAAGCTTTGAGAATGGATGGTATTTCCAAGAGAAGACAGGAAAGAGAGTTGATGATATAAGCACAGAAACAACTTCCATTTGGTGGAAAGGATGAATTAAAGGAGCCAGTTAGGGATACAAGGAAGGAATGATCTAAAAAGTAGGAGGAAAGAACCAGAAGAGTCTCAAGGAattcaaaggaagagaaagctTCAAAGAAGGAATGATCACAATGTGAAATGCAGCATAAGTGGATCTGCC
This window contains:
- the OXGR1 gene encoding 2-oxoglutarate receptor 1, whose protein sequence is MNKGRDNLANTSDAHNYPADFGNCTDERFLFEKQYLPAIYSIIFLVGFPGNAIAISTYIFKMRPWKNSTIIMMNLACTDLLYLTSLPFLIHYYANDEDWIFGDFMCKFIRFGFHFNLYSSILFLTCFSIFRYFVIIHPMSCFSIYKTRWAVVACTAVWIVALVVVIPMNFLITSTHKKNRSTCFDLTSSDNLPAIKWYNVILTVVTFFLPLVVVTLCYIMIIYNLTRGPHTQSSHKQKARRLAVLLLVVFYICFLPFHILRIIRIESRLLLISCDLKNQIHAAYVISRPLAALNTFGNLLLYTVIGDNFQQAICSVVRCGSNCYPQEKREQ